Within the Gossypium raimondii isolate GPD5lz chromosome 12, ASM2569854v1, whole genome shotgun sequence genome, the region CTGCAAAGCTTCTGAAATATGCTAATGCTATGTGAGGAAAATTTCCTCTTTATCAATGATATGTATCACTATCTTACACAGTTACATGGTCAATTGTTTTCAGCTTGTTGTGTGTGGGCCAGAAATTGTATTTCTTTGATTATTTGTCATACTATCCTAAGGTGgtttatgttttactttttacaTATGTTGATTGTGTTTTCAGGACGGACTTGGTGCCTGCATATGTGCGCTTGCTTCGCGATAATGAAGCTGAAGTTCGCATTGCAGCTGCAGGAAAAGTAactaaattttctcaaattttgagtcCAGAACTTGCAAACCATCACATTCTTCCTTGTGTTAAGGTACTGATGTTTATAATAAGAAGCTTATGATCCTCAAATGAAATTTCCTGTTAGAGAAGAAACTGCTGTTTGTTTCATGTTACATTAAATATTGGTCATCTTCTTACCTCAATGCATTGCAATACCTTTTATAGGAGCTGTCATCGGATTCTTCGCAACATGTCCGCTCCGCTTTAGCTTCAGTTATTATGGGAATGGCTCCTGTCCTTGGAAAGGTAAGAAAATAGAGTAATTCCTTGATTGGGAAGTACCCTAGGAAATTCCAGGGTCTGTTTAGTGCTGGTAATGCAGGACAAATGCGTACAAGCTAGAGGTACCAATATAAATTATCTCCTATGGGATTGGACTGATAGAAGGTCTTTTCATTCAGTTGTGGTTGTTATAACAGTTGTCTCAATGTTCATGCTGGATGTATCAGAAACTGGTTTGAATTGGGATTATTGAATTTCATTTGTTGGTCCTTGCAGGATGCAACTATCGAGCAGCTTCTTCCAATATCTCTCTCTCTTTTGAAGGATGAATTCCCTGATGTGCGTCTTAACATAATCAGCAAGCTTGATCAAGTGAATCAGGTTAGGTATAAGTTGGAGCTTCTCTCTGTTTCTATGTGTGCTGTTCTGCTTATGTTTTGCATCCTCTGTTGTTTTTCGTTTGCTCAAGATTCAACTTTTATCCAACATAAAGCTATTGAAGCACAATGGCACCCGGGTCTTCTGAGTGGCTATTAATactgaataaatttaattttagttacaaCTTGGTAATTGGTATACATGCTATTATTGCGTTCTACGTGCAAACATTATATTGACGTTAACTGCATGTTCTCAAGCTGCTTTCTAGGGtttctttttctatatataAACTGACTCTTTCTCGCAGGTTGTTGGAATTGATCTTTTGTCCCAATCCTTATTACCAGCCATTGTTGAGCTTGCTGAGGATAGACATTGGAGGGTTCGGCTTGCTATAATTGAGTATATACCATTATTGGCTAGTCAGTTAGGTGTTGGATTTTTTGATGATAAACTTGGCACCCTTTGCATGCAATGGTTGCAGGATAAGGTTTGTGTTTTCTTATCTTGCATGTGCAATAGCTATAAGTTTAAAACACTTACTTCTTTATGtattagtcattttctttttggcaATTTTGCTATATTTCTGTACTCTCAtggttttattatattttttttattttcttagaaccttcatatatatatctaatGTTTTTCTCTGAGTAGACTGATACTTTTTGAGGATGCATTGACTAAAGACCCGAGATGaaaatttgttgtttaattACCATCTAAGGTTTCATGaagggaaaataaattttaaaagatttcaaATGATTAAACAGTGGAATTCCTGATGTTGATTAGTTTACAAAATACTCGTTCCTATCTAAAATTTTCCAGTTTGATATTGCACAAGTAAAATGGGTGTAATGCATCCACATCTTTTGTTATGCTTTGTATCACATGATCGTAAATGATATCAGGAAGTACCAATGCTTTTGGCTTGTgattattgctattatttagAAGTCTGCAATCGGCATTGTAAGTATTGTTGTATATTGACTGGGAACAGGGCTTCTATGGGAAGTAGTAGAAAAACTGGAAAGTCTTTTTTAATAAGTGAATGCTTTATCCACTGTGTTGTTACTATTAATTTACCGATTGcaaaaaatgacataatttcTAAACTAAGCACTATTTTTGCATGGTATTGTTACAGGTTTACTCTATTCGAGATGCAGCCGCTAATAATTTGATACGTCTTGCTGAAGAATTTGGCCGAGATTGGGCAATGGAGCACATTATTCCGCAGGTCTGTGCAATAATATTGACAATTGATCCTTACCAAGCAAGTAGGAAGTATTTTCTGAAACTTAAACAGATGCCTGTGCTAATCCTTCAGTTTTTTCTTGTATTATGGGAATCCTCGGTGACAACATAAAACTTTATGCACTATAACATGGTTTTTACGGGAATTCCCTTCTATTTCTCATGTGCTTTGCTTGGTAGAGTAGatagaaaagtaaaatgatagaaaaatggaagagacaattgaaaacataattttctttccattctTGGTAGGAAAGATGCAGAAGTTGAAAgcaaatataaatttctttcaATCCATTACTTTGTAAAGTTTATCTGAATATGATGAATAATCTTGTTGATGTATAATACTTAACTCAcatcttttcccttttctctcttatccttttaatttgcAATAATGTGATATTGTGAATAAAAGCAGAATATTAGTATCTTTTCCATTTTCGTTCCACAGTTTTTTCTATTACCAAGCACgtcctaaaatcattttctttccaCTGTCCATCATCTTCCATCCACCCTTCCACTTTCATTCTAACAAGCACACCTTGTTCTTTTTCTCTTAAGGCATGCGTTACCACACTTTGAAGTAGTGAGATGTGATGCGATAGCATCCATATGGATTTTTGACTAGTTGTTGCATTCTTTGGCTTGCTAATAATTACACAGAGAccttttcattttgttagttgcccctttgtttaatttatattttaattggttttttttgtttcttttgggCATCAACAAAGTTGGTTTATAGTTTTGTTTAACGGGGAAGTTTGGATGTTATGTGAACAGGTACTAGAGATGGCAAACTCTCCACACTATCTGTACCGGATGACCATTCTTCGTTCCATTTCTATACTTGCTCCTGTTATGGGATCAGAAATAGCATGTTCTAAACTGCTGCCAGTTGTTGTAAATGCATCAAAAGACAGGTTTGTAAACAAAATCAATATGGAAGGTGTGTGTAGCATTCTGATAAAGTATCTGTAATTGATGGCCTGCATTTTGCTTTCTGCAGAGTCGCCAATATTAAGTTTAATGTGGCAAAAGTTTTGCAGTCTCTCGTTCCTATCGTGGATAAGTCTGTTAGTATTCCAATTTCGAACATACTTGACCATCTCTTTCAATTAGTTCGAGTTCTCCCCTTTcgattgcatctttcttttatccttttttattgGTTTGTTATTGTTGGCCAATTGATTGCTGCAAATAGGTGGCGGAGAAGACAATCTATCCATGCTTGGTTGAGCTGAGCGAGGACTCAGATGTGGATGTTCGTTATTTTGCTAACCAAGGACTTCAGTCGATCAATCATGCTACGATGTCCTGTTAGGCCTAAGCCAGTATGCCATAAAAATCCCTgtacttttcataaatttgaaatttaatccttggtacttttatttctaacaatttagtctctctactttttagatttcaaaattcaagtccaactgTTAACACTTAAACACtgtcaaaattatatttttagtgaCATGGTTatcaagtaaatatatttttttaatttcaaaacatcacaCCAGCAAATTTAACTATATTAataattggacttgaattttaaatctaaaaagtagaagaattaaatttttgaaaataaaagtagagtctaaatttcaagtttataaaaattatgacgAATTTTAATCTTCCGTGTATCTTGTGCCTGTGGCTggcttgtatttttttttttttggttcaaaacCTGTGGCTGTCTTGTAGAAAGCTACTTTAGGCTACTGAAAATTTGCGAGACTCATATCCCAAATTAATCTTTctaatttgtgatttttggtTGAGCTCATGATTGATGAATGTAAATAGAAATATGACTATATGTTGGTAGTTCAATGGCTTCTGAAGTTGAGACCTCTAAAAACAGTTAATAATTGAAACATTCCTGTGGGAAAAATATTtgactttaaattttatgagttttaacGCATGTATGTCATATGCTATGAAGTATAATAAgagatataattatatttacgtGATAAATTTACCCACTTAAATTAGCAATTGATcgattaatttaacataaaattggACCGTTCATTGAGTTTAATTTCCTAATTCTTTTTCCAGTAAACCCAAGTCTAAATGacttattttcaataaaagcgAAAAGCTAAAAAACATTCGAAGgggtcattttatttttgaaatattgctTCAAGCTTACTAAAATGACCTTCATAACATAAGGCAAATCTAAAATCATGTTCTACGCATGTTACTTTGTTCGATGAAAGtgttttaacaaataatatttgaaaattcatttccgtgcttaataaaataaaataaaaatcaataatgacTTCGAATTTTTAACTCTCATTTCATTATAAACTataaatttctaacttttttttgatgaaataaaaattattaaacacaatactgaaataaattatttcaattttttataacatgATAAATTGATTATCTATTAACCGGGCCTTGGGTTTTAGTAGGCGGGTTTTTTTacctatatattataattttttttgaaaaaaatactgaaatggTATGTTAAAAAGATTATGTACCAAAATAGTACATTCAAAGAGGTGGAAGGTGGTGCATAAGCAACACCACCCTAGAATTCTGTCACATTtcagttaaaataataatattttaatagtggTACTCAAGTGATAGGCGGCACCACTTTGTCCAGTCAAATTGATAGGCGACATCACTTGTTGTATTTGACTCATATTTTCTTTAGGTGCCGCCTATTAAGTTGCCTTCACCaattttttttcagttaaatttGTCAGAATTCTAGGGTGGTGCGGCCTATGCACCACCCTCCACCAGTTTGGAAatgatacataattttttaaacatgtcattttagtattttttattttattttataatatataggtAAAAAAACCTAGTAGGGCACAATGTTAAAACGACAAAGTTTGTAAGGGCGGAAAAACTCTAACGAACACATTTGGTAAATTAGATCACGTGATATGTTAGGTAATGCTTAAAGAATTAGGATGATTTTATAATCCAACAAGAAGTTACAGTCAAGGCAAGGAAGGAGAGACACATCATACAAAGAGACTCTTCCTCTTGTTCATCACCAAtaaatttcattcttttataaaataatatattcaaaattataaataaattaacacctcttctttctcaaatttatttattaaaataatagttttataaataaaatagctattttttaaaataaaattgaaaacaaggtttaaatcaaattcaaaatttaccttatttttagttttattttataaataataatttattcattatacATCTATCATTTTTCCTTAGTCCTCAACAAATTTGTCGAGCCTTGGGATCGCCTATGCCCACAACCACCGACACCAATACCATTACTCTGAACCCCCAATCATGCCTGCTCTCAAAGCACAACCTCAAACGAAACAAGCTCATTCTGGATAGCAACCTAAAGAAATTGATTCTTACCCTTTTTTACCTCAAGCTGTAGTTTTTTATCCAACATGAACATGGTCTTCATGGGTTTTTCCttaaattgttttgtttataaaattatcattttaataaataatatcacattagaaaatgagaaaatagatatcaatttaattataaatatttatagaattttgtatatatttttataaaatattatgtattttcataaaatgaacgtttagataatttatttttattttttgaattttgaattttgaattttgaattttaagaatcAATGCTAGATTGACATAATGTGTAAAgttgaggttaaatttgttgagtTTTTAGATTTAGAACCAAATTGTTAGAATCTATAAATATTGGTGGGctaaattaagtttaatcaaggctctctttatataggagagtatagagagttcaactatgattaaacttaatcaattaaattttaaattaataaaatatttatctacaagataaacgttaaattaaatttaatattaagataatcactttaatattaaattaataaaaactattaatataagtattaaactaaatttaatattaaatctattaaaataatattatttttggaataactaatctgaaatcaaattttctagTAGAGTCCCAGTACGAGTGTAATTCTTTCACTGTTCAACCATTGAAGACCCACCGCCATTGACCATTTTTTGGCCACTGGAATGCCACCGTCGCAGCTGCTGACACCTCAGGCTGGTTCGATTTTTTCCTATTCGGTCCGGGCCAATGACAGCCCGATTGGTTCTATCTAATAGGTCGGCCTGGTTTTACATACCAAGCCTGATTCGactagtttttgggtcttggtctcggtTTTAGGCTCTCgagcccaatttacgatctcaaatccaattttcaagttcaattacccattggacCGATTGTTTggcttgaaaattaatttccaaaaatatcatattaatgttaattaatttgattaatttaattttacttgatcaaaattaattttcccaaaaattacttagattttttaaattaatttttcaagaaaattttttaatcaaattctctagttgaataaTTCTTACGGCTGCcaaatttaattccacattgaataaatcgattcaattaaattatttccataGACGTAGAagtttcttttgattcaaaagcagtccgatcgagcttttgtttagctagcggagggaccaattggacatatataattatgctctagtaattgcaattatattCAGAAGCATCGTTTCGATATTTCTCAATTACTTAATTATGGAGTCAGTCTACAAGAAGtaacatgattgaaaactccttattgtatactctttacgaaagcaattcattcaactgctttgtccaatgacctcgtcatgtgtgtgttactctcatatgatatccttgatttctttgagttaaatccgttcactcaatacaatcttattttatctcattgtcaccactgtgtcttcttaatgattaatatgattactgtcaacaaatgactataATAAATGACTcgtttgagaacaagcaacttGTGGTCATGTTCCATGTTTATCAATCCacataatgccaatgagagaatcgttaactttttaattgagctatgaattccattgttgctagtaaagtcatgtcatatataagtcatgtacccaacataccagctATTGGCTCAATCATCtctagagcataagcctccatttatatcaaagtacatgagttacatatgcatgatcagtgactaactcaggatttagataaatcacaccatgaatgtcacaagtgaattaattcacaaatggatttaggaatattaattcatcttgagttcagtccaatgtatcattctgtcaatgaatacatttatgtctctacccATAGAGTCAATTGCTCCGGTaaccaagactagtcatctcctcaattggaattgtgGACGAAATAATAATCATTCCCAGTagttgaatcaaatgctcactttgtttcttttatgagattacggctcgtttagattatctactgaagtaagttgtttttctcgcaatgtaaacattcttacaatGCTACTTTCCATctgtttgaacttagacaatcaatgagctaatattttcttgtcacaatttcgttatgcatgcaaaatatgaaagatagaaatacaaaagatataagagtgaaatgtgaaattaactttatttatttattcattcattgttcaaatacatagaaaacagttacatgtttactacaatatggacacatttctcAATAGTTTGCccctttaaattttctaaaagtaCCTAGTTGGCACTTGAACTTGTATTCTGTCACCCAGGTTGGTACCTTCGCACTAACACCGTTAGTTTTTGTTGATGTGCCATTACTGGCCAATCCTATAACACATtgtagaaataaattaaaaaataaaaaatattttaaaaatataaattaatttaaaaaagtataatttttttttggacaaGTTCAGGTACAAACTAGGTACTTTTTGGACAAATTCTTTAACATCCACAATACCCCCTGAGTTAGAAACAAATGTTAAATCAAGAGTAAATATGTTAGAATTTGATAaggttaaaaatagaaataaatcaatGTTAGTAAAGGGAGAAGGTAGAGACTAAATGCAATTGAAAAGGCTTGTATATTATGAGAAATAAATCTAAGATATTAACTAAATTGTAAGAGACTGAAAAGTATTGGtgcaaaatgagaaaattaagaGTTGGAATGATTAGATTGAATTGAAGGAAAAAAGGAGGAGGGACTAAAGATGAAAATTTACCAAGAGAGAATATGACTCATGAATGGTATCGTAAAgaaaattgagggactaaatggTCAATATTCAGTTTAGATAAATAAGACATGAATAatgattaaggactaaattgtgttAATTGTGATTGGTTTGAATAGCttggaattattttattttacttaattgttaagttgataaaaagatgaaagaaaaaaaatgataatgatgatCATCATCTTTGTGTC harbors:
- the LOC105764549 gene encoding serine/threonine-protein phosphatase 2A 65 kDa regulatory subunit A beta isoform, producing the protein MSTVEEPLYPIALLIDELKNDDIQLRLNSIRRLSTIARALGEERTRKELIPFLSENNDDDDEVLLAMAEELGVFIPYVGGVEHARVLLAPLETLCTVEETCVRDKAVKSLCRIGSQMKENDLVDWFVPLVKRLAAGEWFTARVSACGLFHIAYPSAPEMLKTELRSIYSQLCQDDMPMVRRSAASNLGKFAATVENAHLKAEIMQIFNNLTQDDQDSVRLLAVEGFAALGKLLEPQDCVAHIIPVIVNFSQDKSWRVRYMVANQLYELCEAVGPQPTRTDLVPAYVRLLRDNEAEVRIAAAGKVTKFSQILSPELANHHILPCVKELSSDSSQHVRSALASVIMGMAPVLGKDATIEQLLPISLSLLKDEFPDVRLNIISKLDQVNQVVGIDLLSQSLLPAIVELAEDRHWRVRLAIIEYIPLLASQLGVGFFDDKLGTLCMQWLQDKVYSIRDAAANNLIRLAEEFGRDWAMEHIIPQVLEMANSPHYLYRMTILRSISILAPVMGSEIACSKLLPVVVNASKDRVANIKFNVAKVLQSLVPIVDKSVAEKTIYPCLVELSEDSDVDVRYFANQGLQSINHATMSC